The following proteins come from a genomic window of Clupea harengus chromosome 22, Ch_v2.0.2, whole genome shotgun sequence:
- the adipoqb gene encoding adiponectin, C1Q and collagen domain containing, b codes for MKLLWPVLMGLLLSGPMVSAQEEEEEEEEVMAGPEEDAAEDGGELGEPVAEIGVPEERQPCAMWIGGVPGIPGLAGHPGKDGHDGHDGPKGEKGDEGVPGEPGEPGENGADGPPGPRGVSGSPGLQGARGESALSYHSAFSVGLTSAVHATNVPVRFSKFFHNEQNHYDDLSGKFRCVLPGVYFFTYHITVYPKDMRVSLYKNDKTMIFTYDQYQEGNLDQASGAIILRLKAGDEVWLQVYGEDNVGGVYADNNNDSTFSGFLLYPDVPAARRRR; via the exons ATGAAACTGCTGTGGCCAGTTCTTATGGGCTTACTACTCTCTGGACCAATGGTGTCagcccaggaggaggaggaggaggaagaagaagtcaTGGCAGGGCCAGAGGAGGATGCCGCAGAGGACGGGGGAGAGCTGGGGGAGCCTGTGGCAGAGATAGGGGTACCGGAGGAGAGGCAGCCATGTGCCATGTGGATAGGAGGGGTACCTGGCATTCCTGGGCTTGCCGGGCATCCAGGCAAAGATGGGCATGATGGTCATGATGGtccaaagggagagaaaggagatgaag GTGTACCAGGGGAGCCAGGAGAGCCCGGTGAGAATGGTGCGGACGGGCCCCCAGGGCCTCGAGGGGTCTCCGGCAGCCCAGGCCTGCAGGGTGCCCGCGGGGAGAGCGCCCTGTCCTACCACTCCGCCTTCAGCGTGGGCCTCACCAGTGCCGTCCACGCCACCAACGTGCCCGTCCGCTTCAGCAAGTTCTTCCACAATGAGCAGAACCACTACGACGACCTGAGCGGGAAGTTTCGCTGTGTTCTCCCAGGGGTCTACTTTTTCACCTACCACATAACCGTCTACCCTAAAGACATGAGGGTCAGCCTGTACAAGAATGACAAAACCATGATATTCACCTACGACCAGTACCAAGAAGGGAACCTAGACCAGGCCTCAGGGGCCATCATACTCAGGCTGAAGGCAGGGGACGAGGTGTGGCTGCAAGTCTATGGGGAGGACAACGTCGGAGGGGTGTACGCTGACAACAACAATGACTCCACTTTCTCTGGGTTCCTCCTGTATCCTGATGTACCTGCTGCCAGACGTCGACGTTGA
- the d2hgdh gene encoding D-2-hydroxyglutarate dehydrogenase, mitochondrial, with product MATILHRFNRLRLRYAFQLSSHAVSSTTAAERAKGDRVFLGCQTLCRQHRGISGGAGEVRCLPSAAPPRLPFSCVTDEDLAFFRQLLPGRAITDPDMLESSNVDWLKSVRGNSEVLLRPRTTEEVSQILRYCNERNLAVSPQGGNTGLVGGSVPVFDEIILSTALMNQVLAFDGVSGILTCQAGCVLESLSQLLEERDFIMPLDLGAKGSCHIGGNVATNAGGLRLLRYGSLRGTVLGLEAVLASGQVLNCLATLRKDNTGYDLKQLFIGSEGTLGVITAVSILCPRKPRAVNVAFLGCSSFQNLLETFQCCRGMLGEILSAFEFLDASCMGLLEKHLKLTNPITECPFYIVIETAGSNAAHDEEKLHNFLEKVMASSLVTDGTVATEDAKIKALWSLRERVTEALTHDGFTYKYDISLPVEKIYQLVTDMRQHLGDRAKNVVGYGHVGDGNLHLNITSPTKDPALLAAIEPYVYEWTAAVQGSVSAEHGLGLKKRNYIYYSKTPEAVGLMGNIKAMLDPRGILNPYKTLPDDLRLPSTPTRPSPMTSGHPQPLQDPPR from the exons ATGGCTACAATATTACACCGGTTCAACCGACTGCGTTTAAGGTACGCTTTCCAGTTGTCTTCACACGCAGTTTCCTCTACGACAGCAGCGGAAAGAGCAAAAGGAGACAGAGTTTTCTTGGGTTGTCAGACGCTATGTCGACAGCACCGAGGGATCAGTGGAGGCGCGGGAGAAGTGAGATGTCTCCCCAGCGCTGCTCCTCCTCGGCTCCCGTTCTCCTGCGTCACCGACGAAGATCTGGCCTTCTTCCGACAGCTGCTGCCTGGCCGGGCTATCACAGACCCCGATATGCTGGAGTCTAGCAATGTTGACTGGCTCAAGTCAGTACGCG GCAATAGTGAAGTACTGCTGAGACCCAGGACCACAGAGGAGGTGTCCCAGATTCTCAG GTACTGCAACGAGCGGAACCTTGCGGTGAGCCCACAGGGAGGGAACACGGGGCTGGTGGGCGGCAGCGTGCCGGTGTTTGACGAGATCATCCTTTCCACGGCGCTCATGAACCAGGTGCTGGCCTTCGACGGCGTCTCAG GGATCCTGACGTGCCAGGCCGGCTGTGTGCTGGAGAGCCTGTCCCAgttgctggaggagagggactTCATCATGCCGCTGGACCTGGGCGCCAAGGGCAGCTGCCACATCGGAGGCAACGTGGCCACCAACGCTGGGGGTCTGCGCCTGCTGCGCTACGGCTCCCTGCGAGGGACAGTGCTTGGGCTGGAGGCG gttCTAGCCAGCGGGCAGGTCCTGAACTGCTTGGCCACTCTGAGGAAAGACAACACGGGCTACGACCTTAAGCAGCTGTTCATCGGCTCCGAGGGCACCTTAGGGGTCATCACAGCCGTGTCCATCCTCTGCCCTCGCAAACCTAGAGCTGTTAACGTGGCGTTCCTGG GGTGCTCCAGTTTCCAGAACTTGCTGGAGACGTTTCAGTGCTGCCGGGGCATGCTGGGAGAGATTCTGTCTGCCTTTGAGTTCTTAGACGCGTCCTGCATGGGCCTGCTTGAGAAGCACCTGAAGCTCACCAACCCCATCACAG AATGTCCCTTCTACATCGTCATAGAGACGGCCGGGTCCAACGCGGCGCACGATGAGGAGAAACTGCACAACTTCCTGGAGAAGGTGATGGCATCATCACTGGTGACTGATGGGACAGTTGCCACGGAGGATGCGAAAATTAAG GCTCTCTGGTCGTTGAGGGAAAGGGTGACCGAGGCCCTCACCCATGATGGATTCACCTACAAGTACGACATCTCGCTCCCCGTGGAGAAGATCTATCAGCTGGTCACCGACATGAGGCAGCACCTTGGAGACAGAGCCAAGAATGTTGTGGGATACGGACATGTCG GTGATGGTAACCTGCACCTGAACATCACCTCCCCCACCAAAGACCCGGCCCTGCTGGCGGCCATCGAGCCCTATGTGTACGAGTGGACGGCGGCTGTGCAGGGCAGCGTGAGCGCGGAGCATGGCCTGGGCCTGAAGAAGAGGAACTACATCTACTACAGTAAAACCCCCGAGGCTGTGGGTCTCATGGGAAACATCAAGGCCATGCTGGACCCGCGGGGCATCCTCAACCCCTACAAGACCCTCCCCGATGACCTCCGCCTCCCCTCAACCCCTACAAGACCCTCCCCGATGACCTCGGGGCATCCTCAACCCCTACAAGACCCTCCCCGATGA